A stretch of Myroides oncorhynchi DNA encodes these proteins:
- a CDS encoding RNA polymerase sigma factor translates to MKLIRLHKKKLEDYIDDLCAHKRVAQKEVYDLVSGKMLAVCRQYIKDIHYAEDVMIAGFMKVFTNIEKFERKGNFEGWVRRIMVNESISFLRVQKNFHYIEDVEVREEIAEDDIELSIEDIQLLIDQLPEGCRTVFNLYVIEGYKHQEIAELLKIQEGTSKSQLAQARKLLQQQLAILKTQGVWNGIK, encoded by the coding sequence ATGAAGTTGATAAGGCTACACAAAAAGAAATTAGAGGATTATATAGATGATCTGTGTGCTCATAAAAGAGTTGCGCAGAAGGAAGTCTATGACCTTGTGTCTGGTAAGATGCTTGCTGTCTGTAGACAGTACATTAAGGATATTCACTATGCAGAGGATGTGATGATTGCGGGGTTTATGAAAGTCTTTACAAATATAGAGAAGTTCGAAAGAAAAGGGAATTTCGAAGGCTGGGTAAGACGTATCATGGTGAATGAATCTATTTCTTTTTTACGAGTACAGAAAAACTTTCATTATATAGAAGATGTTGAGGTAAGAGAAGAAATTGCAGAAGATGATATAGAGCTGTCTATTGAGGATATACAACTACTAATAGATCAGTTGCCAGAAGGCTGTAGAACGGTGTTTAATTTATATGTAATAGAGGGATATAAACACCAAGAGATAGCAGAATTATTAAAAATACAAGAGGGGACATCTAAATCTCAGTTAGCACAGGCTAGAAAATTACTACAACAGCAATTAGCAATCTTAAAAACACAAGGGGTATGGAATGGAATAAAATAG
- the rlmN gene encoding 23S rRNA (adenine(2503)-C(2))-methyltransferase RlmN translates to MQIDKKDIRSLSKEQLRDFFVSQGDKAFRGNQVYEWLWSKGAHTFEDMSNLSLATREMLDANFVINHIKVDSMQVSSDGTIKNGVKLHDGLIVESVLIPTETRTTACVSSQVGCSLDCEFCATARLKRMRNLNPDEIYDQVLTIDQQSRKNHGHPLSNIVFMGMGEPLMNYNNVQAAIDKITSEEGLGMSPKRITVSTSGLPKMIKKLADDGVKYKLAVSLHSAIEEIRNKIMPFTKSFPLTDLRESLEYWYSKTKSRVTYEYVIWRGINDDKASIDALVKFCKYVPCKVNLIEYNPIDDGEFQQADEQATNNYIKALERNDITVVVRRSRGKDIDAACGQLANKS, encoded by the coding sequence ATGCAAATAGACAAAAAAGACATCAGAAGTTTATCTAAGGAACAATTAAGAGATTTCTTTGTTTCTCAGGGAGATAAAGCATTTAGGGGAAACCAAGTATACGAGTGGTTATGGAGTAAAGGGGCTCATACTTTCGAGGATATGAGTAACTTATCTTTGGCTACACGTGAGATGCTAGATGCAAACTTCGTAATTAATCACATTAAGGTAGATAGTATGCAGGTTAGTTCTGATGGTACTATTAAGAATGGTGTGAAGTTACACGATGGTCTTATTGTAGAGTCTGTCTTAATCCCTACAGAAACGAGAACTACGGCTTGTGTGTCTTCACAAGTGGGGTGTAGCCTAGACTGTGAGTTTTGTGCTACTGCTCGTCTGAAGCGTATGCGTAATCTAAATCCTGATGAGATCTATGATCAGGTATTAACTATCGATCAACAGAGTCGTAAGAATCACGGACACCCGTTATCTAACATCGTGTTTATGGGAATGGGTGAGCCACTGATGAACTATAACAATGTGCAAGCAGCGATAGATAAAATCACTTCTGAAGAAGGGTTAGGAATGTCTCCTAAGCGTATCACTGTATCTACTTCAGGACTTCCTAAGATGATTAAGAAGTTAGCAGATGATGGCGTAAAATATAAGTTAGCGGTGTCTCTACACTCAGCTATCGAAGAGATACGCAATAAAATTATGCCCTTCACAAAGAGCTTTCCACTGACTGATTTGAGGGAGTCTTTAGAGTATTGGTATAGTAAAACGAAGAGTCGCGTGACGTATGAGTATGTGATTTGGAGAGGAATTAACGATGATAAGGCATCTATAGATGCGCTAGTGAAGTTCTGTAAATACGTACCATGTAAGGTAAATTTGATTGAGTATAATCCTATTGACGACGGAGAGTTTCAGCAAGCAGATGAGCAAGCTACCAATAATTATATCAAAGCTTTAGAGCGCAACGATATTACAGTAGTCGTTCGTCGTAGCCGTGGTAAAGATATTGATGCAGCTTGTGGACAGTTGGCTAATAAATCGTAA
- a CDS encoding polyprenyl synthetase family protein, with translation MNIVQQIKQPIQSEMELFEKKFRNSMTTKVALLNRITYYIVNRKGKQMRPMFVFLVAKMVAGEVNERTYRGASVIELIHTATLVHDDVVDDSNKRRGFFSLNALWKNKIAVLVGDYLLAKGLLLSIDNGDFDLLRIISVAVREMSEGELLQIEKARRLDITEEVYYEIIRQKTATLIAACCALGAASVQPDDAELIEKMRKFGELIGMAFQIKDDLFDYTDGPIGKPTGIDIKEQKMTLPLIYTLNTCEPKEKKWLINSVKNHNEDKRRVKEVIAFVKQKGGLEYATTKMVEYQQEALSILQEFPESTYREALFTLVNYVIERKK, from the coding sequence ATGAATATAGTACAGCAAATAAAACAGCCTATACAAAGTGAGATGGAACTTTTCGAAAAGAAGTTCCGCAACTCAATGACTACTAAGGTAGCCTTACTAAATAGAATCACTTACTATATAGTGAATAGAAAAGGGAAGCAAATGCGTCCTATGTTTGTATTCCTAGTGGCGAAGATGGTGGCAGGTGAGGTTAATGAGCGTACTTATCGAGGTGCTTCTGTTATAGAGCTAATACACACAGCAACTTTAGTACACGATGATGTCGTGGATGATAGTAATAAACGCCGTGGTTTTTTCTCACTAAATGCTTTATGGAAGAATAAGATAGCGGTGTTAGTGGGTGATTACTTATTAGCAAAAGGACTTCTATTATCTATAGACAATGGTGATTTTGATTTACTTCGTATTATCTCTGTGGCTGTACGTGAGATGAGCGAGGGTGAATTACTTCAGATAGAGAAAGCAAGACGTTTAGATATCACTGAAGAGGTGTATTATGAGATTATTCGCCAGAAGACTGCTACGCTTATAGCAGCATGTTGTGCCTTAGGAGCAGCCTCTGTTCAACCTGATGATGCTGAACTTATTGAGAAGATGCGTAAGTTCGGAGAGTTGATTGGTATGGCATTCCAAATAAAAGATGACTTGTTTGATTATACTGATGGTCCTATTGGTAAACCTACAGGTATAGATATCAAAGAACAAAAGATGACACTTCCGTTGATTTACACATTGAATACTTGTGAACCAAAAGAGAAGAAGTGGTTGATAAATTCTGTGAAGAATCACAATGAAGATAAAAGACGTGTGAAAGAAGTTATCGCATTCGTCAAACAAAAAGGAGGTCTTGAGTATGCTACTACTAAGATGGTAGAGTATCAACAAGAGGCTTTAAGTATACTACAAGAGTTTCCAGAATCTACTTATAGAGAAGCTCTATTTACGCTAGTAAATTATGTAATAGAAAGAAAAAAATAA